TATCAAAGGGACGCATTGATCAAGAATGTCATACATGATCTCTTTAGGTTCGCCTACGCTTAAGCCGCCAATGCCGTAACCGGGAAATCCAATCCGGACAAGTTCCTCTGCGCTTCTTTCCCTCAGTTCCGGATAAATGCTTCCCTGGACAATGCAGAAAACAGCCTGATCTTCTTTGCGGTGGCTTTCCAGACAGCGTTTGGCCCACTTGCTGGTGCGTTCCGTCGCGGCTTTAGCCTGTTCAAAAGAACAGGGATAAGCGACGCATTCATCGAAAGCCATGGCAATGTCAGAGCCTAGAGCCTGTTGTACATTCATGGCAGTTTCCGGGCTGAAGAAGTGTTCCGAACCGTCAATGTGAGACCGGAAAGAAACTCCCTCATCCCCAACGCGGCAAAGGGCAGCCAGACTGAATACTTGAAAACCGCCGCTGTCGGTAAGAATGGGGCCATCCCAGTTCATAAAGCGGTGTAGGCCGCCGGCTTTTTTAATGATCTCCTGACCGGGCCTGAGGTATAGATGGTAGGTATTACATAAAACCAGTTTGCCCCCTGCCGCTATAATCTCATCAGGCGCCAGGGTTTTTACCGTAGCCTGGGTACCGACGGGCATAAAAGCCGGAGTTTCCAGAAGGCCGTGAGCCGTTTCAAGAATTCCGAGCCTAGCCCTGCTTTTTGAATCCTGTCCGATTACCTTAAAGTTCACTGACATTTCATGCTCGCCTCTCAATTAGCAAGTAGTAGCAAGTAGGGACGGTTCTTGCTTGCTTGCTACTCTCAATTAGCAAGTAGGGACGGTTCTTGCTTGCTTGCTTGCTTGCTTGCTACTCTCAATTAGCAAGTAGGGACGGTTCTTGCTTGCTAGCTAGCTACTCTCAAAATCTACTTGAGTTAGCTTGCATTAGGGAGATAAACTGCCAAGCGTGCTCTATAAAATAAGCATGGCATCTCCGAAACTGAAAAAACGGTACTTATCCCTTACCGCCAGCCTGTATGCGGAAAGGATTTTACCGCTGCCTGCAAAAGCGCTGACCATCATTAAAAGGGTCGAACGGGGCAGGTGAAAATTGGTAACCATTGAGTCGATTACCTTAAAACTATATCCGGGATAGATAAATAAATCAGTCCATCCGCTTGTTGCCGACAGAGATCCGTTTTCACGGGCTGCGCTTTCTAAACAGCGGACAGTCGTAGTTCCTACGGCAACCACCCGGCCTCCTTTTTCCCTGGCCATATTTACGGAATCGGCGGTATCCTGGCTGACTTCGAAGTACTCCGAGTGCATACGGTGCATAGATATATCTGTTGCGGACACAGGACGGAAAGTTCCCAGGCCGATATGCAATATAATTTTCTTTATGGCTATACCTTTTTTTTGTACTTTTTCCAGCAGTTCACCGGTAAAATGCAGCCCGGCCGTAGGGGCAGCAACCGACCCCTCCTGCCGGGCATATATGGTCTGATAGCGCTGCGGATCACCTGTGTATTTTTTTATGTATGGAGGCAGGGGCATTTCACCGGCATCCTGAATGAGTTCCTCGAAATTTCCTTCAAAAGAGAACTCTATAATCCGTCCGCCGGAATCAGTAAAATCAATAATTCTTCCGCTGAACAGTTCGTCGCCAAAAACAAGCTGATCATTAATTTTTACTTTTTTACCAGGACGGACCAGAACTTCCCATCTATATGCGTCTAGTGGTTTGAGCAGGAGTATTTCGATATTTGCGTCGCCTGAAACCTTTTTGCCGGTTAGTCTGGCGGGGATGACTTTTGTTTCGTTGATGACAAGAACGTCCCTATCGTTAAGGTAATCAGGCAGATCTTTAAACAATCTGTACTCGACATCCGGTTTGCTTCTATATATAACCATTAAACGCGAAGCGTCCCGCCGCTGGGCAGGTTCTTGCGCAATAGATGATTCCGGCAAATCGTAATCAAATTCGCTTGTTTTCAAACTTATCCTCCATAACTGCCGGAAATCTCAACCCCCGTGTAATAGTATTTCAGAATGCTCTGGTAGTTATAACCTTGTTTGGCAAGCCCAAGGGCGCCGTATTGAGACATACCAAGGCCATGGCCCCATCCGTTGCCCTGAATAGTTACTTCCAAAAGATTTTGGCTGTCGTCAAATTTTTTGTTTAAGGTAATCATAGCGCTTTTCAGTCCCAGTACCATTCTGACCGCATTGGAGTTGTATATGTCTTCGGTTATGGGATTGCTGTCGGTATCAAATCCAACAAAGGACATTTTTTTTACACGCGCGCCTGTCGATGTCCGCTCAACTTCTATGAGATCAGTTACTCTGCTGAACTTGTAGCCAGCCTTGTTGATAAGATTGGTTAGTTGTTCTTGCGTATAGGTAACTGACCAGTTGTAATGATTATTGTTTTGATCTGCAGTGTCGGGTCTTGCCCGGAGATAATCGACTGTGTTTGACCAAACATCTTCGCTGTTTTCAGTATAGCCTCCGCTGCTGCTGTGAAAAACGGCGTCAACAGCCTGGCCGCGGTAAGTCATAATCTGTCCGCTTGTGGCCTGCACGGCGCTGTTTGTAGCCGGGTTTTCCCAGTCAAAACCTTTGTATACCTGGCTGGTCTGGCTGGCCAAAAGATCAAATCCGTATTTACTATAAGATCTCAACTGGGCCAGAGAATAGCTTCTGGCTGCGACTGCCTGAGCTTTTAGGGCTTCAGCAGGCCATGCCGAAGGCATCTCAGAGGGCAGTACGCTGTAAATGTATTCTTCGAACGGCAGCTCGTTTATTACAGTCAAGCCCAGATCATCAGGACGGATTTCCAGGTCCCCGCGGTATCGTGCGCTGCTTTCGCCATTGTATACCCTGATCAAGTTTTGGTCTTCCGTTTTATTGAGGGTGGACCTGCCGGAAGCTGATAAAACTTCCGAACCTGTTAGATTATGTTTAGAAATAGATTTGTTGTTTGCGCCAAGGATGACCAGTTCTTCCTTTTCTCCCTCGCCGCTCCGGTTGGTCACAGACCCGCTGCCGGAAGCGATACCGACTTCTAATTTGTTCCCCAGGAGATGAAGAGATCCGTAAATGCTGTTGACCAGATTCCCGTTTTTAAAGAGTAAAAGCTGGTTGCCCTCTTTGGTAACCTGCCACCTATCGTTTTTAAGCGCGCTACCCAGAACGCGGTTAGCAGATGAATCTATGAGTTGGCAACTTCCCGAAACGGAAAACTCAACCTTTTGAACACCCTGGCTCAAGCCTATTCTGATCGTTTCCGGTTCGACGATAACACCATTGGAAGCATTTGTCGCCGGGCAGATAAACAAAAGGCAAAGGGAAAGGAAGAAAAGCTTTTTTAACATATCCACTCCAAGGGGTCAGGCTTGATTTTCCCTGCAGGCGCCGCTTTAGCAGCATTGATATCTACTCTTTCTTTTCGACATCAATGATGAAGTTTCCTTCAAAATTAACACTTTCATAATTTCCGAAGCGCTTTAAACTTTTGTTCCCGCCTGAAGCATGTTATAATCCGGCTAAGAATGTCATTTGATTACGGGGGAGAGAAAAGTGGCCAAGAAACTATGGAGCGGTCGTTTTCAGAAAGATACAGACCCGATGATGGACGATTTTCACTCATCAATTTCTTTCGATTTTCGCCTCAGCCGGTATGATGTAAGAGGGAGCATAGCCCATGCCACGATGTTGGGGAAACAGGGTATTATTACCGATAAGGAAGCGGAAATGATTGTCGTGGGATTAGAGGGGATTCTAAAGGATATTGAATCCGGCAAAATTGCCTTTTCGCCGGAGGCCGAAGATATCCACATGAACATAGAACAAATACTCATTGAAAGAATTGGCGAAACAGGCCAGAAACTGCACACCGCAAGAAGCCGGAATGATCAGGTAGCGCTGGATATACGCATGTTTTTAAAGGATGAAATAGGCAATATCATCCAACTTATAAAAAAGCTTCAAAGTTGCCTTCTGGAGCTTGCCGAAAAGCATGTTGAAACTGTAATGCCGGGGTACACACACCTGCAGCGCGCCCAGCCTATAACACTAGCCCACCATGTGCTGGCTTACATAGAGATGTTTCAAAGAGATGTGGAAAGACTGAGGGATTGCTATAAACGCACGGATATTCTGCCCCTTGGAGCCGGGGCTCTAGCAGGCACAACACTTCCAATTGAACCGGATTACGTTGCCGGGATGCTGGGTTTTTCAAAAGTGGCTGTCAACAGCCTTGACGCTGTTGGCAGCAGGGATTTTGCCGTTGAATTCAACGCTGCGGCGGCGCTGATCATGGTCAATCTAAGCAGGTTTTGTGAGGAATTAATCCTATGGTCGAGCGCAGAATTCGGTTTTATTGAACTTGACGATTCTTACAGTACGGGCAGCAGCATGATGCCCCAAAAGAAAAACCCCGATGTGGCTGAATTAATCCGCGGTAAGTCAGGCCGTGTATTCGGGAACCTGCTTGCGTTGTTGACCGTTTTAAAAGGGCTTCCTCTGGCTTATAATAAGGATCTGCAAGAAGACAAAGAAGCCATTTTTGACTCTGTGGATACGATAAAGAACTGTCTGTCGATTTTTTGTCCGCTTGTCTCGACGATGAAAACCAAATCAGATAGAATGCGCTCCGCAGCCAACGGAGGATACGTCAATGCTACTGATCTTGCAGACTACCTGGTGGTTAAAGGTGTTCCCTTTAGAAAAGCTCACAGCCTGGCCGGACAGATAGTATATTCCTGCATAAAGGACCAGAAATCTTTAGAAGATCTTACACTTGCTCAACTTAAAAAGTTCTCGGAATTAATTGAAGATGATGTTTTTCAATTCATTAAAATTGAGCGCTGTGTGGATAATCGTCGTAAGCTGGGTGGACCGGCGCCAGATTCTATACGGCAGGCCATCACCCAGGCGAAAATTAACCTGGAGAACAGTTAGTCTTTAAAACTAGGTTGCCTTTGGATCGACTAAAGACGCGCTGACCGGCCGAATCGGGCTGACAGTAGAGATGGCATGTTTGTAAACCATCATTTGTTTGCCTTCGCTTTCCAGAAGCACCGTAAAATTATCAAAACCTCTGACCATCCCCTTGAGTTGGAATCCATTTACCAAAAAGATGGTCACGGATATATTTTCTTTACGGACCTGGTTCAAGAATGCATCCTGAAGATTTATTTGAGTCTTTGTCACAAGAGGTCCCTCCCCTGGGAAATTTTATCTTTAAAAAACTTCGACACTACTTTAGTATACTCCTTCTAAACGCTTGATTATTTCTGCAGCCGGGTCGGAAACACACCCGGTATCAATCCAATTTACCCGTGGGTCATGCCTGAACCAGGTAATCTGTCTTTTAGCGTACCTGCGCGTGTTTCTTTTTAATGTTAATATGGCATTCTCCAGCGTAGTCGTCCCCTTTAAATAAGGAATTATTTCCTTATAACCCAGCCCCTGCATAGAGGTAAGTTCAGAGCTGTAACCATCTTTCAATAACTTGCTTACTTCATTAGTAAGACCATCGGCAACCATTTTTTCTACACGCTTTTCTATTCTTTTATAAAGGTCCCCCCTGTTCATTATCAAGCCGAACATGAATAAGCGATATTTTTCAGTTTTTTGGCCGTCCCTGGCATGAAGCTTTGATATAGGCGTTCCTGTGTTGTGGTAAACTTCAATTGCCCGGATAACACGTTTTATATTGTTTGGATGGAGCCTTGCGGCAGTACAGGAATCCACTTTTTCAAGCAGACGGTGGACTGCCAGGACACCGTCAGATTCAGCCAGTTTGTGCAGACGTGTCCGTAATTCTGTGTCAACTCCTGTTTGCGTAAAACTGTATTGATCGATTACTGAACGCACATACAAGCCTGTACCTCCTACCATAACAGGAATTTTACTCCGGCTGACGATATCCAGGATTTGTTTTTCGGCTTCTTTGCGAAATAGGGCAACACTGTATTGTTCATCAGGATCAATAATGTCAATCATGTAATGGGGTATTTCCTGCCGTTCCTCTAAAGAAGGCTTAGCGGCGCCTATATCCATTCGTCTGTATATTTGCATCGAATCAGCGGAGATTATTTCCCCGTTAACCTGTTTGGCTACATTGATTGATGTTGCCGTCTTGCCGGTAGCTGTAGGGCCGACAATTACACATAATGGAGGAAGTGGCATTTGAGTTTAATTACCCGCTTTTCTAAAAAACATTTCAACTATCTTGAAAACAACTATCCTAAAAATTAATTTGAAATAATCTTGCATTAGGAAGGTCAACTGCCTACGTGCTCATGTCCTTAAAAACCTTCTGGTCAGTTCTTTGTATGGGTAAAGCACCAGAGTCGGCCGGCCATGCGGGCACGTATAGGGGTTCTCCGCAGATGATATTTTCTTTAAGAGTTCCTGCATTTCATCCAGGGACATTTTCGTTCCTGATTTAATGGCTAATCTGCAGGCTGTTCTTGCAGCCAGGTGCAGGAGTAAATCACGTCTGTCTGCTGCGTTGGCGCCAGACAGGTAATCAAGTATGTCGAACAGATAGGCTTCTGCGTCTGTAGTTGGGAAGTTATCCGGGATTCCTCTAAGAAAAATTGTGTTTCCTCCCAGATAATCAATTTCAAAACCTGAATCAGATAGAAAATCTGTGTGTCCCATAATCTTTTGTGATTCCGCAGGGCCAAGATGTACAGGGCATGGAGTCAGCAGCATTTGTGAATTAAGACTTTCTGAAAATCCTGACAGGTATTTTTCATACAGAACCTTTTCATGCGCAGCATGCTGGTCAATCAGGTAAAGGCCTTCCTCTCCTCTACAAAGTATATAAGTAGGGTGAAGTTGTCCAATGACCTGAAGTGACGGGAAAAGGGCAACGCCCGGGTATTCTGCAGATGGTTCCAAAAGAAATTCTTCCTGTTTGTATTCGGATGCCGCTGCTGCCGTTTCAGGCAAAACTAAATCGAAACGGTTTTGTCTGTCTGCTTCCCTGGGTATAATCAGGCTGGTCTGTAGAGCTTTACGTAAACTCTGTCTTACATGAGAGCAAATTTCCTTTTCATTTAAAAGCCTGATTTCCATTTTTGCCGGGTGTATGTTTACGTCTATCTGTTTTGTATCAACATTGATGTGCAACGCAGCAAGAGGAAAGCGGCCCGTAGGCAGCAATCCCCGGTATGCTTCGAGAATAGACTGCGTTATCGTATTGCTTCTGATATAACGTTTGTTAACGATTACCGTAATTTGCTGTCGTGTACTTCTTTTTATGGAAGGTTTTCCTATTAAACCCTTGATTTGAATTTGTTCATTTTTGGAATCCACGTGCAGCATCTCACACATAATGCGGACGCCATATATCGACGCAAGCACTTCAAAAAGCACTCCGGAGCCGGGAGATGAAAATATTTCCCTGCCGTTTTGTTTATATGTAATTTTTACTGATGGATGCGAAATGGCCAGGCGGCTTAAGTAATCGCCGATCAAGCTGCCTTCCGTAGAGCGGTTTTTAAGGTGTTTACGCCTTGCCGGAGTATTATAAAAAAGATCTTCAACAATGATCGAAGTTCCCTGCTGAGCGCCGATCTCTCCGGATGAAACAATATTCCCGCCATGGTTCTCTATGAGAAATCCCGTGTTTTTGCCGGAGGTCCTGGTTTTTAATTTAAGTTTGCTGACAGCCGCTATGCTGGGCAAAGCCTCGCCTCTAAAGCCCATCGTTGTTATTGTACTCAAATCTTCGAAACCGTGTATTTTGCTTGTTGCATACCTTAGCATGGCCAAACGGGCATCTTCCTTATCCATCCCTGATCCGTTGTCAACTACGGAAATTGATTTTAACCCGCCTTCTAATACATCGACTGTGATTACAGTTGCACCAGCGTCAAGAGAGTTTTCCACAAGTTCCTTGACGACGGAGGCAGGCCTTTCCACCACTTCACCGGCTGCAATTTGATTTGCGGTTATTTCATCTAAGACGACTATTTTGGGCAAAAAATTACCTTCTTCATAAGAAATCTCGAAAAACAATTTGGAATAGAAATAAAGCATAGGCGGGTCCATCTTCCCTTACCTCATCCAGCTTCCCCCTGTTATACAGATCGTCTGACCAGTAATATACTCCCCTTCATCTGAGATCAGGAATATGACCATATTGCCGATATCCTCCGGCGTGCCTTTTCTGGGAAAGGGTATTTCCGCATGCATTCTTTCTATCTCTTCCCGGGGATATATGTTGGGTATAAACTGAATGTCAATGCGTCCGAATCTGTTCAGTGTGGTTTCGACAACACCTTTTACATCATCAGGGCTAGTTAGCTACCTTGTCTTTAAGTCTCATGGTTTAATTCCTTACTTTCAGTATAGCCGTTTACTCTTTTTGAGTTCCATCTGCCAGCGGGCGAGTATGTTTAAAGCTTCCAGGGGAGTTAATTCCCATATGTTTAAGGCAGCCAAATCGTCCTCAATACTCAATTCGTCCTGTGTAGCGTTTTTTTCAAGGACAGAAGCAGTCTCAATATCGGAATTTTGACGGCACAGCAGGATGTCCATAATTTCACGGGCACGGTTTAATATATCGTCCGGTAAACCAGCCAGCCTTGCGACCTGTATGCCGTAGCTGCGGTCAGCCTTTCCTGGCGATACCTGACGAAGGAAGATAATATTGTCTCCTTTTTCCTGAACGGTCATTGTAAAATTATTTACGCCAGTCAGTGTCTCCAATTCGGTAAGTTCCTGGTAGTGGGTGGAAAAAAGTGTTTTAGCTTTTAGCTTTTGCGCAATAAATTCTACAAGCGCCCAGGCGATGCTTATGCCGTCATATGTGCTTGTGCCCCGTCCTATTTCATCCATAATAATAAAACTCTTCTCAGTAGCGGATTTTACAATTTCCCTGCATTCATTCATTTCTACCAGGAAAGTGCTCTGGCCGGCTGCCAGGTCGTCGCTCGCCCCTACCCTGGTAAGGATGCGGTCAACGAGCCCTATTTCAGCCTGCCGGGCAGGGACGAAGCTGCCGATTTGAGCCATCAGGACGAGCAAGGCTGCCTGCCGCATATATGTGCTTTTGCCTGCCATATTAGGGCCGGTAAGTATTATAAAATGGTTTTCTTCATTAAGTAAGAGGTCATTGGGAATAAATTCGCCGGTTCCAAGAATTTTTTCCAGCACTGGATGCCGGCTTTCTTTCAGGTATAAGCGTTTGCCCTCGAACATTGAAGGTCGTGTATAATTTCCTTTGACGGCCGCTTCAGCCAGGGAATACAGGCAGTCTGCAACAGCCACAGCCTGGGCTGTTTTTTGCAGACCCGGGATTGCCTCTCCCACTTTACTCCGTATTTCGGAAAAGATCTCGTATTCGAGTTGTACTAAACGATCCTGGGCGCCGAGAATTTTCTCTTCCAGTTCTTTAAGCTCGGGTGTAATAAACCGTTCTCCATTGGCAAGTGTCTGCTTCCTGATATAATCATCCGGTATCAAGCCCAGATTCGACCTAGTGACTTCCAAGTAATATCCAAAAATCTTATTAAAACCTACTTTTAAGGATTTTATGCCTGTACGTTCCCTTTCCCGTATTTCCAGGTTGACCAGCCATTCTTTACCGCCGGCGCTTAAATTCCTTAGCCTGTCAACTTCGGGATGATATCCTGCTTTGATTATTCCGCCATCCCTGACTGATGCGGGAGGATCGTCTGTTATGGCTTTGTCCAGCAGATTCCACAGTTCTTCTGGAAATATAACCCTTTTTGATATTTCCAGCCAAAGTTCCGAATGGCTGCCGCTTAAGAGTTGTACCAACGACGGAAGCACAGAAACTGATTTTTTTAAGGCCAGCAGGTCACGCGCGTTTGCAGATCCATAAGCGACCCGGGCAGTAAGTCTTTCAAGGTCATAGATGGAGGAAAGAATCTGTTTAAGTTCATACCTGAATATTAAGCTGCCGGCGGTTTCTTCGACAGCTTCCTGCCGCTTAATGATTGAATCCAGATTAAGAAGGGGCCTGTCAATCCAGGACCTTAACTGCCGTCCTCCCATGGCTGTCAGGGTATGGTCCAGGACCCAGACAAGTGTGTGCCTGCTGGTTCTGTCGCGCAAAGAGAGTTTTAACTCCAGATTACGCCTGGTAACGTCATCAAGAATCAGGTAATGACCCGGTGAGTAAAACTCTATTTTATTAATTTGAAGAAGATCACATTTTGCTGTCTCTTTCAAATAATGGAATACCCCCCCTGCCGCATTGGAGGCCAAGGGGTACTTTTTGTTTAAGGGTTCATCAAAACTGCTGCCGGGCTTATTTGATAAAAGTTTCTGAATCCCGGCGGTGTTAAAAGCGTCATCCGGCAGTGTCGAAACAGCCGAAGGCATTCTTTTTTTTATTTTTCTGTTAATCTCTTGCGCCAGTATATTGCTGGAAAGTATAACTTCCAGGGGTTGGAGTCTGGACAGTTCTTCGAGCAATAAAGTTTCGGCGTTTTCTCCGTCAAACTGAGCAGCCATAAAAAGGCCAGTGCCGATATCAGCAATGGCGAGTCCATATGCGGCGTTCGTGCCGCTGACTGCTGCGACGAAATTATTTTTCTTTTCTTCCAGCGGCTGTCCTTCAATAAAAGTACCCGGAGTGATGACCCTGATAACCTGCCGGCGGAAAATACCTTTAGCTGGACCAGGTTCCTCGATCTGTTCACAAATAGCGACCTTATATCCTTTTTGGATAAGACGCCCAATGTAATTTTGGGAGGCATGAAATGGAATACCGCACATGGGAACACGCTTATCCTGGCCGCCTTCACGGCTTGTAAGCGTAATTCCAAGTTCTTTTGAAGCGAGAAGAGCGTCATCAAAAAACATTTCATAAAAATCACCGAGACGAAAAAACAAAATTGCGTCCTGGTGCTGATGTTTTATTTCAAGATATTGTTCGATCATTGGTGTATAACCCAACATTTATTCCTCCCGTGGCACATTATACCATAAACAGCAGCTAGTTATAACAGGCAGAACATGTATTTTGGGTCTTAATATAAAGCCGGGTGTAGAAGGTTCGAGAACGATCAGAATTAAAAACGAAGCAGCCAGAAGGGTAAGAATGGTTGATAAACGGATTACCACTGTAAGAGTAACAACTGATCCCGGATTGGTGACGTGTATTAGGAAGGTTAGCGAAGGAATAAGCAAGGGGACGCCGATTAGGAATTTTACAGTAGAAACAGGGGAAATTATCAGAA
Above is a genomic segment from Desulfotomaculum sp. containing:
- a CDS encoding stage II sporulation protein SpoIID, with translation MLKKLFFLSLCLLFICPATNASNGVIVEPETIRIGLSQGVQKVEFSVSGSCQLIDSSANRVLGSALKNDRWQVTKEGNQLLLFKNGNLVNSIYGSLHLLGNKLEVGIASGSGSVTNRSGEGEKEELVILGANNKSISKHNLTGSEVLSASGRSTLNKTEDQNLIRVYNGESSARYRGDLEIRPDDLGLTVINELPFEEYIYSVLPSEMPSAWPAEALKAQAVAARSYSLAQLRSYSKYGFDLLASQTSQVYKGFDWENPATNSAVQATSGQIMTYRGQAVDAVFHSSSGGYTENSEDVWSNTVDYLRARPDTADQNNNHYNWSVTYTQEQLTNLINKAGYKFSRVTDLIEVERTSTGARVKKMSFVGFDTDSNPITEDIYNSNAVRMVLGLKSAMITLNKKFDDSQNLLEVTIQGNGWGHGLGMSQYGALGLAKQGYNYQSILKYYYTGVEISGSYGG
- a CDS encoding tRNA preQ1(34) S-adenosylmethionine ribosyltransferase-isomerase QueA; protein product: MKTSEFDYDLPESSIAQEPAQRRDASRLMVIYRSKPDVEYRLFKDLPDYLNDRDVLVINETKVIPARLTGKKVSGDANIEILLLKPLDAYRWEVLVRPGKKVKINDQLVFGDELFSGRIIDFTDSGGRIIEFSFEGNFEELIQDAGEMPLPPYIKKYTGDPQRYQTIYARQEGSVAAPTAGLHFTGELLEKVQKKGIAIKKIILHIGLGTFRPVSATDISMHRMHSEYFEVSQDTADSVNMAREKGGRVVAVGTTTVRCLESAARENGSLSATSGWTDLFIYPGYSFKVIDSMVTNFHLPRSTLLMMVSAFAGSGKILSAYRLAVRDKYRFFSFGDAMLIL
- a CDS encoding RNA chaperone Hfq, with the protein product MTKTQINLQDAFLNQVRKENISVTIFLVNGFQLKGMVRGFDNFTVLLESEGKQMMVYKHAISTVSPIRPVSASLVDPKAT
- a CDS encoding tRNA guanosine(34) transglycosylase Tgt; translation: MSVNFKVIGQDSKSRARLGILETAHGLLETPAFMPVGTQATVKTLAPDEIIAAGGKLVLCNTYHLYLRPGQEIIKKAGGLHRFMNWDGPILTDSGGFQVFSLAALCRVGDEGVSFRSHIDGSEHFFSPETAMNVQQALGSDIAMAFDECVAYPCSFEQAKAATERTSKWAKRCLESHRKEDQAVFCIVQGSIYPELRERSAEELVRIGFPGYGIGGLSVGEPKEIMYDILDQCVPLIPWDKPHYLMGVGSPDCLLEGVERGIDMFDCVLPTRMARNGTVFTSKGKLVVRNADCADDHNPLEPGCRCYTCQRFSRAYIRHLIKAGEVLGIRLTTIHNLHFILNLMSEIRASITNGCFKEYKINFLHQYYSSLN
- a CDS encoding DNA mismatch repair protein MutS — protein: MLGYTPMIEQYLEIKHQHQDAILFFRLGDFYEMFFDDALLASKELGITLTSREGGQDKRVPMCGIPFHASQNYIGRLIQKGYKVAICEQIEEPGPAKGIFRRQVIRVITPGTFIEGQPLEEKKNNFVAAVSGTNAAYGLAIADIGTGLFMAAQFDGENAETLLLEELSRLQPLEVILSSNILAQEINRKIKKRMPSAVSTLPDDAFNTAGIQKLLSNKPGSSFDEPLNKKYPLASNAAGGVFHYLKETAKCDLLQINKIEFYSPGHYLILDDVTRRNLELKLSLRDRTSRHTLVWVLDHTLTAMGGRQLRSWIDRPLLNLDSIIKRQEAVEETAGSLIFRYELKQILSSIYDLERLTARVAYGSANARDLLALKKSVSVLPSLVQLLSGSHSELWLEISKRVIFPEELWNLLDKAITDDPPASVRDGGIIKAGYHPEVDRLRNLSAGGKEWLVNLEIRERERTGIKSLKVGFNKIFGYYLEVTRSNLGLIPDDYIRKQTLANGERFITPELKELEEKILGAQDRLVQLEYEIFSEIRSKVGEAIPGLQKTAQAVAVADCLYSLAEAAVKGNYTRPSMFEGKRLYLKESRHPVLEKILGTGEFIPNDLLLNEENHFIILTGPNMAGKSTYMRQAALLVLMAQIGSFVPARQAEIGLVDRILTRVGASDDLAAGQSTFLVEMNECREIVKSATEKSFIIMDEIGRGTSTYDGISIAWALVEFIAQKLKAKTLFSTHYQELTELETLTGVNNFTMTVQEKGDNIIFLRQVSPGKADRSYGIQVARLAGLPDDILNRAREIMDILLCRQNSDIETASVLEKNATQDELSIEDDLAALNIWELTPLEALNILARWQMELKKSKRLY
- a CDS encoding tRNA (adenosine(37)-N6)-dimethylallyltransferase MiaA; the encoded protein is MPLPPLCVIVGPTATGKTATSINVAKQVNGEIISADSMQIYRRMDIGAAKPSLEERQEIPHYMIDIIDPDEQYSVALFRKEAEKQILDIVSRSKIPVMVGGTGLYVRSVIDQYSFTQTGVDTELRTRLHKLAESDGVLAVHRLLEKVDSCTAARLHPNNIKRVIRAIEVYHNTGTPISKLHARDGQKTEKYRLFMFGLIMNRGDLYKRIEKRVEKMVADGLTNEVSKLLKDGYSSELTSMQGLGYKEIIPYLKGTTTLENAILTLKRNTRRYAKRQITWFRHDPRVNWIDTGCVSDPAAEIIKRLEGVY
- the mutL gene encoding DNA mismatch repair endonuclease MutL, whose amino-acid sequence is MDPPMLYFYSKLFFEISYEEGNFLPKIVVLDEITANQIAAGEVVERPASVVKELVENSLDAGATVITVDVLEGGLKSISVVDNGSGMDKEDARLAMLRYATSKIHGFEDLSTITTMGFRGEALPSIAAVSKLKLKTRTSGKNTGFLIENHGGNIVSSGEIGAQQGTSIIVEDLFYNTPARRKHLKNRSTEGSLIGDYLSRLAISHPSVKITYKQNGREIFSSPGSGVLFEVLASIYGVRIMCEMLHVDSKNEQIQIKGLIGKPSIKRSTRQQITVIVNKRYIRSNTITQSILEAYRGLLPTGRFPLAALHINVDTKQIDVNIHPAKMEIRLLNEKEICSHVRQSLRKALQTSLIIPREADRQNRFDLVLPETAAAASEYKQEEFLLEPSAEYPGVALFPSLQVIGQLHPTYILCRGEEGLYLIDQHAAHEKVLYEKYLSGFSESLNSQMLLTPCPVHLGPAESQKIMGHTDFLSDSGFEIDYLGGNTIFLRGIPDNFPTTDAEAYLFDILDYLSGANAADRRDLLLHLAARTACRLAIKSGTKMSLDEMQELLKKISSAENPYTCPHGRPTLVLYPYKELTRRFLRT
- the argH gene encoding argininosuccinate lyase produces the protein MMDDFHSSISFDFRLSRYDVRGSIAHATMLGKQGIITDKEAEMIVVGLEGILKDIESGKIAFSPEAEDIHMNIEQILIERIGETGQKLHTARSRNDQVALDIRMFLKDEIGNIIQLIKKLQSCLLELAEKHVETVMPGYTHLQRAQPITLAHHVLAYIEMFQRDVERLRDCYKRTDILPLGAGALAGTTLPIEPDYVAGMLGFSKVAVNSLDAVGSRDFAVEFNAAAALIMVNLSRFCEELILWSSAEFGFIELDDSYSTGSSMMPQKKNPDVAELIRGKSGRVFGNLLALLTVLKGLPLAYNKDLQEDKEAIFDSVDTIKNCLSIFCPLVSTMKTKSDRMRSAANGGYVNATDLADYLVVKGVPFRKAHSLAGQIVYSCIKDQKSLEDLTLAQLKKFSELIEDDVFQFIKIERCVDNRRKLGGPAPDSIRQAITQAKINLENS